A single Defluviitalea saccharophila DNA region contains:
- the istA gene encoding IS21 family transposase: protein MIGIEQYQKIQEYKALGLAQTKTAKALGITYTSVSKYWNMSKEDYAMEAEQEKHHMDNYRQYILEQLKICPQIRDTNIYLKLIEAFPDLQVKRATFYRYMKALREQHGYQHTSKRKISPREVSPPGYEAQADFGQYKLKDMYGRIVRVYFFCMVLSYSRMKFAYFSPDPFTTDTAIKAHNYAFQYFGGRPQTILYDLDRVYVVSENLGNIIFVPAFEEYVKRIGYSVSLCRPRDPQSKGKVEEVIGYAKQSFLEGRMYTGIDSLNSAALAWLDREGNGRVHTVTRKVPREMFIEEQKQLIHVKPYSEVSSTVASFDSNGVVSYKGNRYQIDVGVMDPHQRIRIEDDGEILLFYDTDTNELLAKYPVTEDTGQIFKPEGNNNRNRVSHDLIKQYFAEHEIAQEFIRRMEQEQPKYFNSHCIRLNRMTKFYSMEQMLDGIRYCIETERCNAYELLAYMMYKHGEQIAKKFLPNQQYFNHLTRSKEIRREIDG, encoded by the coding sequence TGGAACATGAGCAAAGAGGATTATGCCATGGAAGCTGAGCAGGAAAAGCACCATATGGATAATTATCGACAGTACATATTAGAGCAATTGAAAATATGCCCACAAATCCGAGATACCAATATTTATCTTAAATTAATTGAAGCCTTTCCTGATTTACAAGTTAAACGAGCTACTTTTTATCGCTATATGAAAGCCCTAAGGGAACAGCATGGGTATCAGCATACCAGTAAGCGGAAAATCTCGCCACGTGAAGTCTCGCCACCAGGATATGAAGCTCAGGCTGATTTTGGTCAATATAAACTTAAAGATATGTATGGAAGAATTGTAAGGGTATATTTCTTTTGTATGGTTTTGAGTTATAGCAGAATGAAATTTGCTTACTTTTCACCGGATCCCTTCACGACCGATACAGCTATAAAAGCTCACAATTATGCTTTCCAGTATTTTGGAGGAAGGCCTCAGACAATTCTATATGATCTTGACCGGGTCTATGTAGTAAGCGAAAATCTGGGGAATATCATATTCGTACCGGCCTTTGAAGAATATGTAAAGCGTATCGGTTACAGTGTTTCATTATGCAGGCCAAGAGACCCTCAGAGTAAGGGCAAGGTAGAAGAGGTAATTGGATATGCCAAGCAAAGTTTTCTAGAGGGAAGGATGTACACCGGAATTGACAGTCTTAACAGTGCAGCTCTTGCATGGTTGGATAGAGAAGGCAACGGGAGAGTTCATACTGTGACTAGAAAAGTGCCACGAGAAATGTTTATTGAAGAACAAAAACAGCTGATTCATGTTAAACCATATTCAGAGGTATCAAGTACTGTAGCATCCTTTGATTCCAATGGAGTGGTCAGCTATAAAGGGAATCGTTATCAGATTGATGTCGGTGTGATGGATCCACATCAACGTATACGTATTGAAGATGATGGTGAAATACTTCTATTTTATGATACTGATACTAATGAATTATTAGCTAAGTATCCAGTAACAGAAGATACTGGACAGATATTCAAACCTGAAGGAAATAATAACAGAAACAGGGTTTCTCATGATCTTATAAAACAATATTTTGCAGAGCATGAAATAGCTCAGGAATTTATACGGCGGATGGAACAGGAACAACCAAAATATTTTAATAGCCATTGCATTCGCTTAAATCGCATGACGAAGTTTTATTCGATGGAGCAAATGCTTGATGGGATAAGATACTGTATTGAGACTGAACGCTGCAATGCCTATGAACTTTTGGCCTACATGATGTATAAGCATGGTGAGCAGATAGCGAAGAAGTTCTTACCAAATCAGCAGTATTTCAACCATCTGACACGTAGCAAGGAGATAAGGAGGGAAATCGATGGCTGA
- a CDS encoding ATP-binding protein: MADITEIRELAKKLNLWNISRGYIDLNDEKLSNLDYLQMILQKELEIRARQKQIKLRRASKLPNKVFELSNLNKGLEWQIKQLSHLTWLNEEQNVILLGKCGTGKTSLAVHLGETAIGNGHKTYYASIDTFVSIVENKDINPKAGATFSYMRECDLIIIDDVFYLEPTRSELQAFYRAVTFLNETRSIIFITNREISTWLDVVEDKHLCQTLLDRITANCQIIRLTDR; encoded by the coding sequence ATGGCTGATATAACTGAAATCCGCGAGTTGGCTAAGAAGCTAAATCTATGGAATATTTCCAGGGGATATATTGATTTGAATGATGAGAAACTGTCCAATCTAGATTATCTTCAGATGATATTACAAAAAGAACTAGAGATACGAGCCAGACAAAAACAGATCAAGCTAAGAAGGGCAAGCAAACTTCCCAACAAGGTATTTGAATTATCGAATTTAAACAAAGGTTTGGAATGGCAAATTAAACAATTATCCCATCTGACATGGCTTAATGAAGAACAAAACGTTATTCTGCTTGGTAAATGCGGGACAGGCAAAACTAGTCTTGCAGTTCATCTTGGAGAAACAGCGATCGGTAATGGACATAAAACTTACTATGCATCCATTGATACTTTTGTATCTATTGTAGAGAACAAAGATATAAACCCAAAAGCAGGAGCAACCTTCTCATATATGCGGGAGTGCGACTTGATTATTATTGATGATGTTTTTTATCTAGAACCAACCAGGTCAGAGTTGCAGGCTTTTTATCGAGCAGTTACTTTTCTTAATGAAACAAGAAGTATCATTTTTATTACCAATCGAGAAATATCTACATGGTTAGATGTAGTGGAAGACAAACATCTTTGTCAGACTCTGTTAGATAGAATAACAGCCAATTGTCAGATCATTCGCTTGACCGACAGATAA
- a CDS encoding recombinase zinc beta ribbon domain-containing protein produces MRFSAVSGVGGSKSPPLFAPETGVGLRAKSRGFKRCGEIYRRVHWNNRGYKSIVWRCVSRLEEKGSDCTSPTINEETLQTAVVKAINEVLASKNTFLSILQDNIATVLNEENDKATDEIDRKLDELQNELLRLANSKADYNEVADEIYRLRELKQNALVENAEREGRRQRIAEMTDFLNEQSCKLEEYDEQLVRRLIEKVTVFDNKLTIEFKSGVEIDLNIKM; encoded by the coding sequence TTGAGATTTTCTGCAGTTTCTGGGGTAGGGGGGTCTAAATCTCCACCACTTTTTGCCCCGGAAACGGGCGTGGGGCTTCGTGCAAAAAGTCGCGGTTTCAAACGGTGCGGAGAAATTTACAGGCGGGTTCATTGGAACAACCGAGGATATAAGTCCATTGTCTGGAGATGTGTTAGTAGACTTGAGGAAAAAGGTTCAGACTGTACTTCTCCGACTATTAATGAGGAAACGTTACAAACAGCGGTTGTAAAAGCTATCAACGAGGTACTAGCCAGCAAGAACACTTTCCTCTCCATATTGCAGGACAATATTGCTACCGTCTTAAATGAAGAAAATGACAAGGCTACGGATGAGATTGATAGAAAATTAGATGAACTGCAGAATGAGCTTCTTAGACTGGCAAACTCAAAGGCTGATTATAACGAAGTGGCTGATGAGATTTATCGCTTGCGAGAGCTGAAGCAAAATGCACTGGTTGAGAATGCAGAACGTGAAGGAAGAAGGCAGCGGATCGCTGAAATGACAGACTTCTTGAATGAGCAGTCTTGCAAGCTGGAGGAATATGATGAGCAGCTAGTAAGGCGACTTATTGAAAAAGTTACGGTATTTGATAATAAGCTGACGATTGAGTTTAAATCCGGCGTTGAGATCGATCTTAATATTAAGATGTAA
- a CDS encoding DUF4268 domain-containing protein: MSDLQSLSELYQNKLFRIPDYQRGYAWKQEQLVDFWDDILNLQEDRYHYTGLLSLKAVAKAELKGWSNDKWLLDSGYKAYHVVDGQQRLTTFSILVNEIVSFVKGLECNKGKTDEEIVLCYQTLKAIRSKYISQKRPPQNLITTYLFGYEVDNPSADYLTYKIFEEPFSGAVNETYYTKNLKYAKEFFLDCLKKLYAAEGIDGIEAVFRKITLQLMFNIHEIEDDYDVFVAFETMNNRGKKLTNLELLKNRLIYLTTLYDTDKLDAMDKAELRKQINDAWKEVYYQLGRNQNSPLSDDEFLRAHWIMYFQYSRKKGDDYIKFLLNKFSAKNIFDKQVVAIEEEVAETVETDIEEDDDVPQPTEPEAEPVTTISKLEPGEIAAYVNSLKSVAKYWFYTFFPEFSDLTHEEKVWIERLNRIGIGYFRPLVAASLTPEANATPEERVEFFRAAERFIFLSFRMAAFQSSYKSSDYYRKTRDVYTGELSLSEVTKSLMETATSDMDYAIKNFMTRIDKRFSNGDGFYGWRDLRYLLFEYEYEKAEETGIEKLGWAPFTKVEKDKVSIEHILPQTPTKWYWKNQFRKYTEDEIKILSGSLGNLLPLSQSVNSALQNDSFADKKSSNSIGRRGYEDGSHSEIEVSREADWDAERILKRGIKLLKFVETRWNIQFKDETQMLDLLHISFVNDGRADVPEIPEPEFEETTDQPSETTRVLSERHLLRMDFWTNFVQYCRNNGRGEDIASRKPSYDDWYDVSVSNPNYHIFFQLVRKKILRIGIYVYRPEYFSKLESKKTEIESVFGAPLEWYTSREKSVAKRILYSEEKDIHNPELYQQHFEWLINHFDKLKSALDAIV, translated from the coding sequence ATGAGCGATTTACAGTCACTTTCGGAATTGTATCAAAATAAATTGTTTCGTATCCCAGATTACCAAAGAGGATATGCCTGGAAACAGGAGCAGCTTGTAGATTTTTGGGATGATATCTTGAATCTTCAGGAAGATAGGTATCATTATACTGGTTTATTATCATTAAAAGCTGTTGCGAAGGCAGAATTAAAGGGCTGGAGCAACGATAAGTGGTTACTAGATTCAGGATATAAGGCCTATCATGTAGTTGATGGGCAGCAACGACTTACCACCTTTTCGATCCTTGTAAATGAGATTGTCTCTTTTGTTAAAGGTTTAGAGTGCAACAAGGGAAAGACGGATGAGGAGATAGTCCTTTGCTATCAAACCCTTAAAGCCATCCGTTCTAAATATATATCGCAGAAACGACCACCGCAAAACCTTATCACTACATACCTTTTTGGATATGAGGTTGACAATCCTAGCGCAGATTATCTTACATACAAAATATTTGAGGAACCGTTCAGCGGTGCAGTGAATGAAACATATTATACGAAAAATCTGAAGTACGCAAAAGAATTCTTTTTGGATTGTTTGAAAAAACTGTATGCAGCTGAGGGTATAGATGGTATAGAAGCTGTTTTCCGTAAAATTACTTTACAACTGATGTTTAATATTCATGAGATTGAAGATGACTATGATGTTTTTGTAGCTTTTGAAACAATGAACAATCGTGGTAAAAAGCTTACGAATCTTGAACTCCTGAAAAACCGTCTTATCTATCTGACTACACTTTATGATACTGATAAATTGGATGCGATGGATAAAGCTGAATTGCGCAAGCAGATCAATGATGCTTGGAAAGAGGTGTATTATCAATTAGGCCGAAATCAGAATTCACCGTTATCAGATGATGAGTTCTTAAGGGCGCATTGGATTATGTATTTCCAATACTCCCGTAAAAAAGGTGATGACTATATCAAGTTTCTTCTTAATAAGTTTTCAGCTAAAAACATCTTTGATAAGCAGGTAGTTGCCATCGAAGAAGAAGTGGCAGAAACTGTTGAGACGGACATTGAAGAAGACGATGATGTGCCACAGCCTACAGAGCCAGAAGCAGAACCAGTAACGACTATCAGTAAATTAGAGCCTGGAGAAATAGCAGCCTACGTTAATAGTTTAAAAAGCGTTGCAAAATACTGGTTTTATACTTTTTTTCCTGAGTTTAGTGATTTAACTCACGAAGAAAAAGTTTGGATTGAACGCCTTAATCGTATAGGTATAGGTTATTTTAGACCACTTGTCGCAGCATCATTAACTCCGGAGGCAAATGCCACCCCAGAAGAACGTGTTGAGTTTTTCCGTGCTGCGGAGCGTTTTATTTTCTTATCATTTAGAATGGCAGCATTCCAGTCTAGTTATAAAAGTAGCGATTATTACCGCAAGACACGCGATGTATATACAGGTGAACTTTCTTTAAGCGAAGTTACTAAATCGTTAATGGAAACTGCAACTAGTGATATGGATTATGCGATTAAGAACTTTATGACCCGGATCGATAAACGCTTTTCAAATGGCGATGGTTTTTATGGTTGGCGCGATCTTCGTTATTTGCTTTTTGAATATGAATATGAAAAGGCAGAAGAAACAGGAATAGAAAAACTTGGATGGGCCCCATTTACAAAAGTTGAAAAAGATAAAGTATCGATTGAACATATCCTTCCTCAGACACCAACTAAATGGTACTGGAAAAATCAGTTCCGTAAATATACAGAAGATGAGATAAAAATACTTTCTGGTTCGCTTGGTAATTTATTGCCGTTGTCTCAGAGTGTAAACTCTGCTTTGCAGAATGATAGTTTCGCGGATAAAAAATCCTCCAACAGCATTGGTCGACGCGGTTATGAGGACGGATCGCACTCCGAAATAGAAGTGTCTCGAGAAGCTGATTGGGATGCAGAGCGCATATTAAAACGTGGTATTAAGCTTCTAAAATTTGTCGAAACCCGTTGGAACATCCAATTTAAAGATGAAACACAGATGCTTGATCTGCTTCATATATCCTTTGTAAATGATGGCCGTGCTGATGTGCCCGAAATACCAGAGCCAGAATTTGAAGAAACAACCGACCAGCCTTCAGAAACAACAAGAGTACTTTCTGAACGGCATCTATTGCGAATGGATTTTTGGACTAATTTTGTACAGTACTGTCGCAATAATGGGCGTGGAGAGGACATTGCATCTCGAAAACCATCATATGACGACTGGTACGATGTTTCGGTTAGCAATCCAAACTATCACATTTTCTTTCAGCTTGTTAGAAAGAAAATATTGCGTATTGGTATTTATGTGTATCGCCCAGAGTATTTTTCTAAGCTTGAATCTAAAAAGACTGAAATTGAAAGCGTATTTGGTGCTCCCCTAGAGTGGTATACAAGTCGGGAAAAAAGTGTAGCAAAGAGGATTCTTTACTCTGAAGAAAAAGATATTCATAATCCTGAACTGTATCAGCAGCATTTTGAATGGCTCATCAATCACTTTGATAAGCTTAAAAGTGCTCTTGATGCAATCGTTTAA
- a CDS encoding ADP-ribosylglycohydrolase family protein — MIGAIIGDVVGSRFEFNNHRDKDFELFTEDCQVTDDSIMTLAVAKAIMEAEKIIKPSVGGYDFDSDYYSLIEKITIKYMQEIGRKYPNCGYGRMFSKWVFSDDPQPYNSFGNGAAMRISPVGFAARTKSEACRLSEVVTGVTHDHEEGIKGAEATAVAIYMARRGFTKGEIREKIERNYYSLDFTIDDIRDSHQFNETCQDTIPQAIEAFLESTSFEDAIRNAISIGGDSDTLAAITGAIAEAYYGVPEELKEIALSYLNDELRSIFNDWSEFIGNEGAISKFKVLTKYIGRISESESYGEWFIDRENDGTSEHPIQMPYVNFNELVDLFVTEFYQFSESHPEYQLTNYGSILENNGLKWDDVSMRNVDVDTIDEQCTLALIMGAIRAERFCDGALLSFFKDGYILKWLKRLKAIDNGNSKTSIEEIYFEIGGLGGYDTYRMTFSYNSAHLVTTPWCGEPIDKHYSSEEVRLLLDAFEDIHVEHWNSEYIDPCVCDGTQWELAVKYEGHRGTVWVGSNAYPSNWEELLSFFEIEYEEDKEE, encoded by the coding sequence TTGATTGGTGCAATTATTGGGGATGTAGTTGGCTCTCGATTTGAGTTTAATAATCATAGAGATAAAGACTTCGAACTATTTACAGAAGACTGCCAGGTTACAGATGACAGTATTATGACTCTTGCAGTTGCAAAAGCAATTATGGAAGCAGAGAAAATAATCAAGCCTTCAGTTGGCGGTTATGATTTTGATAGCGACTATTACTCGCTGATTGAAAAAATAACTATTAAATATATGCAGGAAATTGGGCGTAAATATCCCAATTGTGGTTACGGTAGGATGTTCTCAAAATGGGTTTTTAGTGATGATCCTCAACCCTACAACAGCTTTGGAAATGGTGCGGCTATGCGGATAAGTCCGGTAGGTTTTGCAGCAAGGACAAAAAGCGAAGCTTGCAGGCTCTCTGAAGTTGTAACTGGAGTGACGCATGATCATGAAGAGGGCATAAAGGGTGCAGAAGCTACTGCGGTAGCAATTTACATGGCACGTCGTGGATTTACCAAAGGTGAAATCCGGGAAAAAATTGAGCGCAATTATTATTCTTTGGATTTTACAATTGATGATATTAGGGATTCGCACCAGTTTAATGAGACGTGCCAAGATACTATTCCACAAGCTATTGAAGCATTTTTGGAATCAACTTCTTTTGAAGATGCAATTCGTAATGCGATTTCAATAGGTGGCGATAGTGACACTTTAGCTGCTATCACAGGAGCTATTGCAGAAGCATACTACGGAGTTCCTGAAGAGCTCAAAGAAATAGCTCTTTCCTATCTTAATGATGAACTGCGCTCTATTTTTAATGATTGGTCTGAATTTATAGGTAATGAAGGAGCAATAAGCAAGTTTAAAGTGCTCACAAAGTACATCGGGAGAATCTCTGAATCTGAATCTTATGGCGAATGGTTTATTGATAGAGAAAATGACGGGACTTCGGAACACCCAATTCAGATGCCATATGTAAATTTTAATGAACTTGTAGATTTGTTTGTTACTGAGTTTTATCAGTTCTCAGAGAGTCATCCCGAATATCAGCTTACAAATTATGGTTCAATTCTCGAAAACAATGGCCTTAAATGGGACGATGTTTCTATGAGAAATGTTGATGTTGATACTATAGATGAACAATGTACCCTTGCGTTAATAATGGGGGCAATTCGGGCTGAGCGATTCTGTGATGGAGCACTTCTCAGCTTTTTCAAGGATGGCTATATTTTGAAATGGCTGAAACGGTTGAAAGCAATTGATAATGGCAATTCAAAAACGTCGATTGAGGAAATATATTTTGAAATTGGTGGGCTTGGTGGATACGACACATATCGTATGACCTTTAGTTATAATTCAGCTCATTTAGTAACAACACCATGGTGCGGTGAGCCGATTGATAAACACTATTCGTCTGAAGAAGTAAGGTTACTGCTTGATGCCTTTGAAGATATTCATGTTGAACATTGGAATAGCGAGTATATTGATCCTTGTGTTTGTGATGGAACGCAATGGGAGTTAGCGGTAAAATACGAGGGGCATCGTGGTACAGTATGGGTTGGCAGTAATGCTTATCCGAGCAATTGGGAGGAACTCTTATCGTTTTTTGAAATCGAGTATGAGGAAGATAAGGAAGAATAA
- the ltrA gene encoding group II intron reverse transcriptase/maturase: MIAEKAINTHEKVRDFQNRLYLTAKADRKRRFYALYDKIYRNDILEEAWKRVKQNGGTGGIDKVSIDDVKTYGEEKLLGEIAEELRTGKYRCKPVRRSYIPKPDGRKRALGIPTIKDRIVQMAAKIVIEPVFEADFQPCSYGFRPKRSAKQAMDRIFEVSDKGGALWVIDADIKDYFGSINHDKLLLLVKQRITDRRVLKLIKGWLKAGVLENGRYSESTLGAPQGGVISPLLSNIYLNYFDVYWNKAFGHLGELVRYADDFVILCKRLSHAEEAFRAVKWIMGKLELTLHSEKTRLVDMYFGKDSFDFLGFNNRFQRFRNKNWQWYWTLQQIPSKKAMKKMRANIKEVFASPSKLLLSMEEMVKLLNPKIIGMRNYYTRRFTRPWLWKIDKYINFKFTRWYNRKKQRNYRLGNAAKVRELTKQAGLASMCG, from the coding sequence GTGATTGCCGAAAAAGCTATAAACACCCATGAAAAAGTACGAGACTTCCAAAACAGACTATACCTTACAGCCAAAGCTGACCGAAAGAGAAGGTTCTATGCGTTGTATGACAAGATATACCGTAACGATATCTTAGAAGAAGCATGGAAACGGGTAAAACAGAATGGTGGAACAGGCGGTATTGATAAAGTCAGCATTGATGATGTGAAAACGTACGGCGAAGAAAAACTGCTGGGCGAAATAGCGGAAGAATTGAGGACTGGGAAGTACCGGTGTAAGCCTGTCAGACGAAGTTATATTCCAAAACCGGATGGTAGAAAAAGAGCATTGGGGATACCTACGATTAAGGACAGAATAGTACAGATGGCAGCAAAGATAGTGATAGAGCCTGTGTTTGAAGCAGATTTTCAACCCTGTTCGTATGGATTTAGACCGAAAAGAAGTGCCAAACAAGCAATGGACAGGATATTTGAAGTTTCTGACAAAGGTGGTGCACTATGGGTAATAGATGCTGACATAAAAGATTATTTTGGTAGCATCAATCATGATAAGCTACTTTTGCTAGTCAAACAAAGAATAACTGACCGTAGAGTGTTAAAGCTGATAAAAGGCTGGTTAAAAGCGGGGGTATTGGAAAACGGTAGGTATAGTGAGAGCACACTGGGAGCACCACAGGGAGGAGTTATTTCTCCACTATTGTCCAATATATATCTGAATTATTTTGATGTGTATTGGAATAAAGCCTTTGGACATCTGGGTGAATTAGTGCGTTATGCAGATGATTTTGTGATATTGTGCAAGAGGTTATCTCATGCAGAAGAAGCCTTTCGCGCTGTGAAGTGGATAATGGGAAAGCTGGAACTAACACTACATAGTGAGAAGACAAGGCTAGTTGATATGTATTTCGGAAAGGACAGTTTTGATTTTCTTGGCTTCAATAATAGATTTCAGCGTTTTAGAAATAAAAACTGGCAGTGGTATTGGACGCTACAACAGATACCGTCTAAGAAGGCTATGAAGAAAATGAGGGCTAACATAAAAGAGGTGTTTGCCAGTCCAAGCAAGCTACTGTTAAGTATGGAAGAGATGGTGAAGCTACTCAATCCTAAAATCATTGGCATGAGAAACTATTATACCAGAAGATTTACCAGACCATGGTTATGGAAGATAGATAAGTATATCAATTTCAAGTTTACTCGGTGGTACAATCGGAAGAAACAACGCAATTATAGGCTAGGAAATGCAGCAAAGGTCAGAGAATTGACTAAACAGGCAGGACTAGCAAGTATGTGTGGCTGA